The genomic segment TTTCCTTTTAACCGGTCAACTTACCGCTGAGAAAAATTACGTTCTCGATTGGTTCCAAGAAGCGGGCTTTAAAACTCTCCGCGAAGAAACCCGCGACGAATGGTGGTGCGTTGACGCTATCCGCGAATAAAAAATGGAAACTCTCTTTGTCAAAAGTGCCCTCGGCAAGACGACCGAAAAACCAGTTTGGATGATGCGCCAAGCGGGACGTTACTTGCCCGAATACCGCGAACTGCGCAGTCGCTTTCCAGACTTTCTTTCCTTTGTCCGCGATGCCGATGCCGCCGCCGAAGCGACTCTTCAGCCGACAAATCATTTTGACATCGACGCAGCAATTCTCTTCAGCGATATTCTCGTAACGCTGCCGTATATGGGATTTGATTTGCGCTTTGAATCGGGAAAAGGTCCGATGATTGCAAATCCTTTCCGCAGCGCAAAAGAAATTTCTCAATTAAAAAACGTTTACTTAGACCGCGATTTAATTTACACGAAAAATGCACTGCAAAAAGTTCGAAGAAAATTATCCGAAGAAAAATCGCTTCTCGGTTTTGTCGGCGGTCCGCTGACGATTGCTTCTTACGCCATCGAAGGCGGCACATCAAAAACTTTACAGCAAACAAAAACTCTTTTTTACCAAGACCCCGAAGCTTATTCTGCGTTGCTTTCTCACATTGCAAAAATCACGGGCGAATATCTCGTAAAGCAAGCGGAATGGGGCGCAGACGCGCTCGTCATCATGGATTCGTGGGCCGGAAATTTATCGTTACGCGATTATCAGCAAATGGCGAAACCCTTTACCGAAATCGTCATTCAAAAAGTCCGCGAAAATTCAAACGCTCCGATTATTCATTATGCAAACGGAGCAGCGCATCTCATTTCTGCTTTTGCAAATCTCTCGGTCAATGTCATCGGAGTCGATCACCGTTCCGAACTTTCGGATTTATTGACTGCGTATCCGCAGAAAATTTTCCAAGGCAATTTAGATCAAGCGTTATTGTTTGCGCGCCCCGAAATTATTTGCGCCCGCACCCAAGAAATTTTAGAGCTCACAAAAAATCGCCCGCACATCATGAATCTCGGGCACGGCATTCTTCCCGAGACGCCGATTGCAGGCGTTCAAGCTTTTGTAAAAACGGTTCGCGGAATTTAAGCGCTTTTGCGTTTCGCTTTCCACGCCGACAAAATCCAGCGGAATTTATAATACGCAAAGCGGAGAGAATCCGCCAAGCGATCGCGGGAATTTTTCGGCGGCTCCTCGAGCCATTTTAAATCAAAGTCTTGATCCGGCGCACCTTTTTCTCGAATCCAACGCGGATAATCGAGCATTAACGCTTCGCCTGCTTGATTATCCCAAAAGAAATAAGCTTCGCCACGCGTCCAACGCTTTTGCAAAAATTTTCGTTTTACAAATCCATGTTTTTCTGCAATCAAATCCGGATACGAAAAAAGCACTGGTTTCGGCGTATGAATCAACGCTTGCAGAGAAAGCCCCGCTTGACGCAGCGCAACGCTCGAACCGATTTCCATCCGATTCACGGTATCGTAAAAATTTTTTCCTTCTTCTTCGTGCAAAAGCCGTTCGCAAAATGGTTTAATCGCTGACGGTTTTAAATACAAGAAGAATGATTGCAAATGCGGCGCCACTTCCGAATTTTCCGTTAACGAAATCATGTCAGCAGACATTTCTTCGGCAGCGCTGAAAATTTTGACAAATCGATTTTGAAAATAAATTACCGAATCGTTAATGAGAACCAAACGTTCCCATTCTTCGCGGCGGAACTGCGCCGTATATGTCAAATAACGACGCCACATTCCGAAATCGTAGCCGTGATTTTCGGTAAAGAAAAGTTCGATATGATGTGAATCCAAAAACGCATGCGACGATGCGTCTAAATCTCGCCCGTTCGTCAAATAGACAACAGAAAATCCCGTTTGACAAAGACCTTCTAATGCATATCGGATGTAACCGGGCAGAGATTCTCCAGTTTGAAAAGAAGCGTAAAGAACTTTTTTCAGGCTAGTTCCGCTCATCGTTTATCGCTTTTTCGAA from the Hallerella porci genome contains:
- the hemE gene encoding uroporphyrinogen decarboxylase, coding for METLFVKSALGKTTEKPVWMMRQAGRYLPEYRELRSRFPDFLSFVRDADAAAEATLQPTNHFDIDAAILFSDILVTLPYMGFDLRFESGKGPMIANPFRSAKEISQLKNVYLDRDLIYTKNALQKVRRKLSEEKSLLGFVGGPLTIASYAIEGGTSKTLQQTKTLFYQDPEAYSALLSHIAKITGEYLVKQAEWGADALVIMDSWAGNLSLRDYQQMAKPFTEIVIQKVRENSNAPIIHYANGAAHLISAFANLSVNVIGVDHRSELSDLLTAYPQKIFQGNLDQALLFARPEIICARTQEILELTKNRPHIMNLGHGILPETPIAGVQAFVKTVRGI
- a CDS encoding rhamnan synthesis F family protein, coding for MSGTSLKKVLYASFQTGESLPGYIRYALEGLCQTGFSVVYLTNGRDLDASSHAFLDSHHIELFFTENHGYDFGMWRRYLTYTAQFRREEWERLVLINDSVIYFQNRFVKIFSAAEEMSADMISLTENSEVAPHLQSFFLYLKPSAIKPFCERLLHEEEGKNFYDTVNRMEIGSSVALRQAGLSLQALIHTPKPVLFSYPDLIAEKHGFVKRKFLQKRWTRGEAYFFWDNQAGEALMLDYPRWIREKGAPDQDFDLKWLEEPPKNSRDRLADSLRFAYYKFRWILSAWKAKRKSA